GGTAGGTAAACCGAGCCGAGCGCGTGGTCCTTCATGATTGTCTCCCAGTCGAATGGAGCAACAACTACTCTCACGGTTACAGGGCTCCTTGCGTCATCGTCCGTCGCGCAGATTTCCCCGATGCAGTCGGAGCGACCTCGGGCGTCACCCGAGGTCGATGCCTGTCCTCTCCGGCTGGTAGAGAACACCATCCACCCGAAGCAGGCGAAGGCCGCCGGGGGTTCGCCAGGTGACCTGGTCACCGACCTTACGGCCCAGAACTGCCCGACCCAGAGGCGCGAGGACCGAGATTCTCCGCGTGGCTGCGTCGGCAGCCCTGGGCAGGACGACTCGAAAGACGATCGTCTCGTGAGTGTCGAGATTCGTCACGCGCACCTCTGAGTTGATCGTGACGATCTCCGGACCGATACGGTTGGCCGGCATTACCTTGGCGTCGGCCAACTGGCGCTCGAGTGACGCAACGTTGTCGACGTCTCGTCGATCCATGGATGGCGAACCCTCGATGAGGTTCCAGAGCCGGCGGGAGTCGATGTCGGTGATCCTGACTTTTTGCTGCTGCACGATTCCTCCTTCGAGGTGCGGCACTTCTACTCTCGGTTCGCCCATCAGAACTGCAAGGGCCGAACCAGCACTCACGCGAGGACCAAGTGACGTGATAAACCTTGGATTCTTTAGTGACTTGGGAAAGAACGCGGTGTGCGACCCCGCCTCGGGCGCTCTTCCGTCTGCGTGCACTCTGAAATGTTGCATGTCATTCTGAAACGGCACCCGTCGAGGCGAAATCGGCTAGCAACCTCAGGGCTCGATCCGATGGGAACACGTGCACTCGTTAGCAGCGCCACCCACGTTTGTGAGTGTGCCTCGCCCAGCCGG
This region of Vicinamibacteria bacterium genomic DNA includes:
- a CDS encoding GreA/GreB family elongation factor → MGEPRVEVPHLEGGIVQQQKVRITDIDSRRLWNLIEGSPSMDRRDVDNVASLERQLADAKVMPANRIGPEIVTINSEVRVTNLDTHETIVFRVVLPRAADAATRRISVLAPLGRAVLGRKVGDQVTWRTPGGLRLLRVDGVLYQPERTGIDLG